One region of Chaetodon auriga isolate fChaAug3 chromosome 5, fChaAug3.hap1, whole genome shotgun sequence genomic DNA includes:
- the sdf2l1 gene encoding stromal cell-derived factor 2-like protein 1: MEIIRAVHVLVKSLLFLLLWSNCEGRESELNYVTCGSLVKLLNTRHNVRLHSHDVKYGSGSGQQSVTGVENADDANSYWQIRGKPNRPCQRGVAIKCGQAIRITHMKTGRNLHTHHFSSPLSNNQEVSAFGENGEGDDLDVWAVQCDGDHWERDEAVRFKHVGTDVFLSVTGEQYGHPIRGQREVHGMSAPNQHNWWRSMEGVFIQPSQELLRHDEL; this comes from the exons atggAGATAATTCGCGCTGTGCATGTTTTGGTCAAAtcactgctgtttctgctgctgtggtcaAACTGTGAAGGAAGAGAGTCGGAGCTCAACTATGTGACCTGCGGCTCACTGGTCAAACTGCTCAACACCAGACACAACGTCCGCCTGCATTCCCACGATGTCAAATATGGCTCAG gcagtGGACAACAGTCTGTAACTGGAGTGGAGAACGCAGATGATGCCAACAGTTATTGGCAGATTCGAGGGAAGCCCAACCGTCCATGCCAGCGCGGGGTGGCCATCAAGTGCGGTCAGGCCATCCGCATCACACACATGAAGACCGGCCGaaacctccacacacaccacttCAGCTCACCGCTGTCTAATAACCAG GAGGTCAGCGCTTTCGGGGAGAACGGCGAGGGAGACGACCTGGACGTGTGGGCGGTTCAGTGTGATGGCGACCACTGGGAGCGCGATGAGGCCGTGCGCTTCAAACACGTGGGCACGGACGTCTTTCTGAGCGTGACGGGCGAGCAGTACGGCCACCCCATCCGCGGCCAGCGCGAAGTGCACGGCATGAGCGCTCCAAACCAGCACAACTGGTGGCGCTCCATGGAGGGCGTCTTCATCCAGCCCAGCCAGGAGCTGCTGCGCCACGATGAGCTCTGA